Proteins encoded in a region of the Fusarium falciforme chromosome 6, complete sequence genome:
- a CDS encoding 4HBT domain-containing protein, whose translation MAPTAASPAQLKARRREDYRFMLEYRTRWNDNDMYDHMNNSVYNFLFDSVLNAYLIEHCKLHPPTAKEFGLCVHTHTDYFASIAYPAVAELTLRVNKLGRSSVTYEMALFEKGVDEVKAVGEFVQVYVDRESGRPLKAGMADTLRRELEKLLVVDEEANVAKSKL comes from the exons ATGGCTCCAACAGCAGCATCGCCGGCGCAGCTCAAGGCCCGCAGGAGAGAGGACTATCGCTTCATGCTCGAGTACCGTACGCGATG GAACGACAATGATATGTATGACCACATGAACAATTCCGTCTACAACTTTTT GTTTGACTCGGTTCTCAACGCCTATCTCATCGAGCACTGCAAGCTTCATCCCCCAACGGCAAAGGAGTTTGGCCTGTGCGTGCACACCCACACGGACTACTTCGCATCCATCGCGTACCCTGCCGTTGCGGAGCTGACGCTGCGCGTCAACAAGCTCGGGCGGTCGAGCGTCACGTACGAGATGGCCCTCTTTGAGAAGGGCgtcgacgaggtcaaggcggTCGGAGAGTTTGTGCAGGTCTATGTCGATCGTGAGTCGGGCAGGCCGCTCAAGGCGGGCATGGCAGACACGCTGCGGCGGGAGCTAGAGAAGCTGCTGGTTGTGGATGAGGAAGCTAATGTGGCCAAGTCGAAGCTATGA